One part of the Brevundimonas sp. NIBR11 genome encodes these proteins:
- a CDS encoding ABC transporter permease subunit — protein MKRLFDALPALALTAALLAIWEISVLLLDVPVYFLPPPSDVVRALLDNGPVLAGSALQTFWMALKALIVATLVGGGLAVSVSLSRPAERAVAPLAVTLQVTPVVAIAPLVLIWFGLDHADRAVTALAAAIAFFPIFSGVLTGLKSADPDLERLFDLHAATPLQRLWRLRLPSALPFALEGLRVAAGQAVVGAVVAEFVSGSGAAQGLAWRLLEAGNRLRTADLLAALACLAALGLALNATTRLIERRLLRDRA, from the coding sequence ATGAAACGCCTCTTCGACGCCCTCCCCGCCCTCGCTCTGACCGCCGCCCTGCTGGCGATCTGGGAGATCTCGGTCCTACTGCTGGACGTCCCGGTCTACTTCCTGCCCCCGCCCTCCGACGTCGTTCGCGCCCTGCTCGACAACGGCCCGGTACTCGCCGGTTCGGCGCTCCAGACCTTCTGGATGGCCCTGAAGGCCCTGATCGTCGCGACCCTCGTCGGCGGCGGCTTGGCCGTCAGCGTGTCGCTCAGCCGCCCGGCCGAACGCGCCGTGGCCCCCCTGGCCGTAACGCTTCAGGTCACCCCCGTGGTCGCCATCGCGCCTCTGGTCCTCATCTGGTTCGGCCTCGACCACGCCGATCGGGCGGTGACGGCCCTCGCCGCCGCCATCGCCTTCTTCCCGATTTTCTCGGGCGTCCTGACGGGGCTGAAGTCCGCCGACCCGGATCTGGAACGGTTATTTGACCTCCACGCCGCGACACCCCTGCAACGCCTCTGGCGTCTGCGTCTCCCCTCCGCCCTGCCCTTCGCCCTGGAAGGCCTGCGGGTCGCGGCTGGTCAGGCGGTGGTCGGCGCGGTGGTGGCGGAGTTCGTCTCCGGCTCCGGCGCGGCGCAGGGTCTGGCCTGGCGTCTTCTGGAGGCCGGCAATCGTCTGCGCACGGCCGATCTTCTGGCCGCCCTCGCCTGTCTCGCAGCCCTTGGTCTGGCGCTTAACGCAACCACTCGCCTGATCGAGCGCCGCCTGCTGCGGGATCGTGCCTAG
- a CDS encoding DUF2336 domain-containing protein, protein MSDAALAPIETGSRLPDLIVLAQEPSSEKRRALLRELTEHFFGTVQRSAAEDALYDSVLTDLTAEMETAVRAELSARFALSPDAPRGLIRRLANDEAAVADAVLRASTILTDDDLLGVVRSKGQAHLRAVSERATVSEAVSDVIVERGDDETLGTLLRNDGARLSRAATETAVERAKVNPALHDATVQRKGLPADLLNDMYFVVEARLRQQILEQNAAMDPALLESALAAGRARVATEDGALPADYSECLAYVDELRAANQLTPTMLARFLRSGSRTSFLIALAQLADVDFHTASQIVEKKELDALAVICKAADLDRSLFLTFAVVIIGGEENAMGKAGSYAKLYAELQRDAALRTLRFWRMRRSSAAA, encoded by the coding sequence ATGAGCGACGCCGCCTTAGCACCGATCGAGACCGGCTCGCGCCTGCCGGACCTGATCGTCCTCGCCCAGGAACCGTCCAGCGAGAAACGCCGCGCCCTGCTGCGGGAACTGACCGAGCATTTCTTCGGCACGGTTCAGCGCAGCGCCGCCGAGGACGCCCTCTACGATTCCGTCCTGACCGACCTGACCGCCGAGATGGAGACCGCCGTCCGCGCCGAGCTTTCGGCACGGTTCGCTCTGTCGCCGGATGCGCCAAGGGGTCTGATCCGCCGATTGGCTAACGACGAGGCGGCCGTCGCCGACGCCGTGCTGCGCGCCTCCACGATCCTGACCGACGACGATCTTCTGGGCGTGGTCCGCTCCAAGGGCCAGGCTCATCTGCGCGCCGTGTCCGAACGCGCGACTGTGTCCGAGGCCGTCTCCGATGTCATCGTCGAGCGCGGCGACGACGAGACCCTGGGGACGCTTCTGCGTAACGACGGCGCCCGACTGTCGCGCGCCGCGACCGAAACCGCCGTCGAACGCGCCAAGGTCAACCCGGCGCTCCACGACGCGACGGTCCAGCGCAAGGGCTTGCCCGCGGACCTCCTGAACGACATGTATTTCGTCGTCGAGGCCCGGCTGCGCCAGCAGATTCTTGAACAGAACGCCGCCATGGACCCGGCCCTTCTGGAAAGCGCACTCGCCGCCGGTCGCGCCCGCGTCGCCACCGAGGACGGCGCTCTGCCCGCCGACTATTCGGAATGCCTGGCCTATGTTGACGAGCTCCGCGCCGCCAATCAGCTGACCCCGACCATGCTGGCCCGCTTCCTGCGCTCAGGCAGCCGGACCTCCTTCCTGATCGCCCTCGCTCAACTGGCCGATGTAGACTTCCATACCGCCAGCCAGATCGTGGAGAAGAAGGAGCTCGACGCCTTGGCGGTCATCTGTAAGGCCGCCGACCTCGACCGCTCCCTTTTCCTGACCTTCGCCGTGGTCATCATCGGCGGAGAGGAGAACGCCATGGGCAAGGCCGGCAGCTACGCCAAACTCTATGCCGAACTGCAGCGTGACGCGGCGCTGCGGACCCTGCGCTTCTGGCGTATGCGCCGGAGTTCGGCGGCGGCCTGA
- the cysK gene encoding cysteine synthase A: MSDTAPNARATQGRGKIYHSIVDTIGDTPLVGLPRLSEDYAPKARVLAKLEFFNPIASVKDRIGVAMIEALEAAGKISSGSVLIEPTSGNTGIALAFVAAAKGYRLILVMPESMSIERRKMLALLGAELVLTPAEKGMKGAIAMAAELLERTPGAVSPSQFENPANPAIHRSTTAEEIWNDTAGAVDIVVAGVGTGGTITGVGQALKARKASVRMVAVEPTASPVLSGGEPGPHKIQGIGAGFIPAIVDRSVIDGVEQVSNEDSFEMARKVARVEGIPVGISSGAALTAAFRLAALDENAGKTIVVIIPSFAERYLSTALFEGL; this comes from the coding sequence ATGTCCGACACCGCCCCCAATGCCCGCGCCACCCAGGGCCGAGGCAAGATCTACCACTCGATCGTCGACACCATCGGCGACACCCCGCTGGTCGGCTTGCCGCGCCTGTCGGAAGATTACGCGCCAAAGGCCCGGGTGCTGGCCAAGCTGGAGTTCTTCAACCCCATCGCCTCGGTGAAGGACCGGATCGGGGTGGCGATGATCGAGGCGCTGGAAGCGGCTGGGAAGATTTCGTCGGGCTCCGTCCTGATCGAACCGACGTCGGGCAACACGGGCATCGCCCTGGCCTTCGTGGCGGCGGCCAAGGGGTATCGCCTGATCCTGGTCATGCCGGAATCGATGTCGATCGAGCGCAGGAAGATGCTGGCCCTGCTGGGCGCCGAGCTGGTCCTCACACCGGCCGAGAAAGGCATGAAGGGCGCCATCGCCATGGCCGCGGAACTGCTCGAGCGCACGCCGGGCGCCGTCAGCCCGTCGCAGTTCGAAAATCCGGCCAACCCCGCCATCCACCGCTCCACTACGGCCGAGGAAATCTGGAACGATACGGCTGGTGCGGTGGACATCGTCGTCGCCGGCGTCGGCACGGGCGGCACCATCACTGGCGTCGGTCAGGCGCTGAAGGCCAGAAAGGCATCGGTGCGCATGGTGGCGGTCGAGCCGACGGCGTCGCCCGTCCTGTCGGGTGGCGAACCGGGCCCGCACAAGATCCAGGGCATCGGCGCGGGCTTCATCCCCGCGATCGTCGACCGATCTGTCATCGACGGCGTCGAACAGGTCTCCAACGAGGACAGCTTCGAAATGGCCCGCAAGGTCGCCAGGGTCGAAGGCATTCCGGTCGGCATTTCCTCCGGCGCCGCCCTGACCGCCGCCTTCCGTCTGGCCGCGCTGGACGAGAACGCGGGCAAGACCATCGTGGTCATCATCCCGTCCTTCGCCGAGCGCTATCTGTCGACCGCGCTGTTCGAGGGTCTGTAG
- a CDS encoding DUF2336 domain-containing protein gives MSDPAPVSPQEAPQPAFRARHALLKRLADVVSLPGSRVNAFERAVTGDLLVEMLRLAAPRERQRVAQRLAPLAELPNSLARMLLRDEPPIAGLLLEQCASLSDADLVACARDTGPEHRFLMASRRGLTEVVTETLIGFGEQGVIEALLRNTSARLSQSGVEAIVALSRSMPVLCGHLLRRPELRPSGAYVMFWWAPAEDRKTVLQRFAVSREVMQEVVEDVFAMAAEEGWQDPVSRKALQFIERRQRNRAAIDKSPYDSLEHAVTVAARDGLSREVAAEIAYLAGIKPLTGAKIMGDIGGEPLAILCKATGMSRIDLQNLWRSVRRPETTADGRVHPDWDRVQVTYEMLAVDRAQTVLRYWNWSLSSALSPDLIKAIRNGDDQSLDDYSTPERAAMMALAENFGR, from the coding sequence ATGTCCGATCCGGCGCCCGTTTCCCCGCAAGAGGCCCCGCAGCCCGCGTTCCGCGCGCGCCACGCGCTGCTGAAGCGACTGGCCGACGTGGTGTCGCTGCCTGGCAGCCGGGTCAACGCCTTCGAACGCGCGGTGACCGGCGACCTGCTGGTCGAGATGCTACGGCTGGCCGCACCGCGGGAGCGCCAGCGCGTCGCCCAGCGACTGGCTCCTCTCGCGGAGCTGCCCAACAGCCTGGCGCGAATGCTGCTGCGGGACGAGCCGCCGATCGCCGGCCTGTTGCTGGAGCAGTGCGCGTCCCTGAGCGACGCCGACCTGGTCGCCTGCGCCCGCGACACGGGGCCGGAGCACCGCTTCCTGATGGCCAGCCGGCGCGGTCTGACGGAGGTCGTGACGGAGACCCTGATCGGCTTTGGAGAGCAGGGGGTCATCGAAGCCCTGTTGCGCAACACCTCGGCCCGCCTGTCTCAGAGCGGCGTCGAAGCGATCGTGGCGCTGAGCCGTTCGATGCCGGTCCTGTGCGGCCACTTGCTCCGACGCCCCGAACTGAGGCCGTCGGGCGCCTATGTGATGTTCTGGTGGGCGCCGGCGGAGGATCGCAAGACGGTGCTTCAGCGCTTCGCCGTGTCCCGCGAGGTCATGCAGGAGGTGGTCGAGGACGTCTTCGCCATGGCCGCAGAGGAGGGCTGGCAGGATCCGGTCTCGCGCAAGGCCCTGCAGTTCATCGAGCGCCGCCAGCGCAACCGCGCCGCCATCGACAAGAGCCCCTACGACAGTCTGGAGCACGCCGTGACCGTCGCCGCGCGCGACGGCCTGAGCCGCGAGGTGGCCGCCGAAATCGCCTACCTTGCAGGCATCAAACCTCTGACCGGCGCCAAGATCATGGGCGACATCGGCGGCGAGCCCCTGGCCATCCTGTGCAAGGCGACCGGGATGTCGCGGATCGATCTCCAGAATCTGTGGCGTTCCGTTAGACGTCCGGAGACCACGGCGGACGGTCGGGTTCACCCGGACTGGGACCGCGTTCAGGTCACCTATGAGATGCTGGCCGTCGATCGCGCCCAGACGGTGTTGCGTTACTGGAATTGGTCCTTGTCCTCGGCTCTTTCGCCGGATCTGATCAAGGCCATCCGTAACGGGGACGATCAGTCGCTGGATGATTATTCGACACCTGAGCGCGCCGCGATGATGGCCCTGGCGGAGAACTTCGGCCGTTGA
- a CDS encoding ABC transporter ATP-binding protein, whose amino-acid sequence MAEADGAVAGLSGVTVAYSGRPALGPLDLSIAPGEIVAVVGASGAGKSTALRLLAGLEQPASGTVVRPTGRTGFVFQSPTLMHWADARTNVALPLELSGVPAVEARRRADEALAAVGLGDRTTARPRQLSGGMAMRVSLARALSIQPDLLLLDEPFAALDSITRRRLIEDLHTLWIARPMAVVFVTHDVEEAAYLAGRVAVLSAADGRTVADIPMPGPLPRPVDWRRAPAYREAVETVADALDLSMGRSE is encoded by the coding sequence GTGGCTGAAGCCGACGGGGCGGTCGCCGGCCTTTCCGGCGTCACGGTCGCCTACTCCGGCCGCCCCGCCCTCGGCCCGCTCGACCTGAGCATCGCACCCGGCGAGATCGTCGCGGTCGTCGGCGCTTCCGGCGCCGGCAAGTCCACTGCTCTGCGCCTGCTCGCCGGTCTGGAACAGCCCGCCTCCGGAACTGTCGTCCGTCCGACTGGCCGCACCGGCTTCGTCTTCCAGAGCCCCACCCTGATGCACTGGGCCGACGCCCGCACCAACGTCGCCCTGCCTCTCGAACTGTCCGGCGTCCCCGCCGTCGAAGCCCGCCGCCGCGCCGATGAAGCCCTCGCCGCCGTAGGCCTCGGCGATCGCACCACCGCCCGCCCTCGCCAGCTCTCCGGCGGCATGGCGATGCGCGTCTCGCTGGCCCGCGCCCTGTCGATCCAGCCCGACCTCCTTCTGCTGGACGAGCCCTTCGCCGCCCTCGATTCCATTACCCGCCGACGCCTGATCGAGGACCTGCACACGCTTTGGATTGCCCGCCCGATGGCCGTGGTGTTCGTCACCCACGACGTTGAGGAGGCCGCCTATCTCGCAGGCCGCGTCGCCGTCCTGTCCGCCGCCGACGGCCGCACCGTCGCCGACATCCCCATGCCCGGCCCCCTGCCCCGTCCGGTCGACTGGCGCCGCGCCCCCGCCTACCGCGAGGCCGTCGAGACCGTGGCCGATGCGCTCGACCTTTCCATGGGGCGCTCAGAATGA
- a CDS encoding MucR family transcriptional regulator, with the protein MDDRSELLEMTADIVSAYVGNNSVSANDLPSLIANIHAALSQVSTGVVEVEPEVKEPAVPIRKSISPDFLICLEDGRKFKSLKRHLRTKYDMSPEEYRAKWNLPKDYPMVAPNYAKARSDLAKQMGLGQGGRKPARATRAKK; encoded by the coding sequence CTGGACGACCGCTCCGAACTTCTGGAAATGACCGCCGACATCGTTTCGGCCTATGTGGGCAACAACAGCGTTTCGGCCAACGATCTGCCGTCGCTGATCGCCAACATCCATGCCGCCCTGTCGCAGGTTTCGACCGGCGTCGTCGAAGTCGAACCCGAGGTCAAGGAACCGGCCGTGCCGATCCGCAAGTCGATCAGCCCCGATTTCCTCATCTGCCTGGAAGACGGACGCAAGTTCAAGTCGCTGAAGCGGCATCTGCGCACCAAGTACGACATGAGCCCGGAAGAATATCGCGCCAAGTGGAACCTGCCCAAGGACTACCCGATGGTCGCCCCGAACTACGCCAAGGCCCGCTCGGATCTGGCCAAGCAGATGGGCCTGGGGCAGGGCGGCCGTAAGCCGGCCCGCGCGACGCGCGCCAAGAAGTAG
- a CDS encoding GAF domain-containing protein, with product MAKRVQSHDWASTPLGAIEAWPQSLRTTVSLLIASPVPIVLLWGEHGVMIYNDAYSIFAGGRHPQLLGSNVLDGWPEVAAFNDHVMKVGLAGGTLAYKDQELTLNRSGEPEQVWMDLDYWPVPDESGRPGGVIATVIETTARVEADRQRSDTNERLELALSAGRGVGTWDWDIAADRVVADARFAEMYGVDPAMARVGAPIADFFRSIHPQDADRVAEEVQTTVRTLTPFRSEYRLIQSDGRVRWVAAEGRIVTDADGARRFPGVTFDITDRRETDAALAETETRYEALFNATGTGFCIIQMKFDADMRPVDYRIVEGNPAFEDMTGLRDANGKWVSEIAPGLERHWFELYGHVALTGETARFQNPADIFGRWYDVEALRIGDPEQHRVAILFTDITERKLTEARQKALIDLNDAIRDLTDPAEIAHASSRILAETLGVSRVGYGVMDTEAETVTIARDYNAPGVQSIAGVIHFRDFGNYIEDLARGETVIFADAANDPRVADGGAALADIRATSLINMPLIEQGKVVALLFVNNATPREWSDEDVALVREVAERVRTASERARVTASLEASERRLRFLDELTTAAQVTIDAEEILAIITRLTGEHLGASVVAYADMDPDEDGFTIRGDWTAPGATSIVGRYQLADFGRLAVEELGAGRPLIVADNLKELAPEEAATFQSIGIAATVCMPLVKERRLVGLMAVHHSAPHVWTDEELAIIREVVTRSWAHIERVHAEAERLESEKRYRTLFESIDEGFCVIEFIDGPDGPLSDYIHVEANPAYSANTGIPDIVGKRLREIVGDEADSWLSLYKGVLETGQSIRFEKELEQTGRWLELAAFRVGAVSDKQVAVLFKDLTEKKRAEIELHTLNATLEDRVAERTEELTRAHEALRQSQKMEAVGQLTGGIAHDFNNLLAGISGSLELLGKRLSEGRLNGMERYIDAAQGSAQRAASLTQRLLAFSRRQTLDPKPTDVNRLITGMDDLIRRSIGPDIELEVVGAGGLWATRIDQSQLENALLNLCINARDAMAPGGGRLTIETCNKWLDDRAAKARDLPPGQYVSLCVTDTGTGMPPEVQAQAFDPFFTTKPLGQGTGLGLSMIHGFVRQSGGQVRIYSEMGKGTTMCLYLPRYQGDVDGDEMAGMTPVAEGGHGETVLIIDDEETVRMLVAEVLGDAGYTVIEAPDGPSGLEILRTDRRIDLLISDVGLPGGMNGRQVADAARLSRPDLKVLFITGYAENAAVGNGLLAPGMEVLTKPFVMGDLAAKVHDMIEA from the coding sequence ATGGCGAAGCGGGTTCAGTCCCACGACTGGGCCTCTACGCCTCTCGGCGCCATCGAGGCCTGGCCCCAGTCCCTGCGGACGACGGTGTCGCTTCTGATCGCCTCGCCGGTGCCCATTGTCCTTCTGTGGGGAGAGCATGGGGTGATGATCTACAACGACGCCTATTCGATCTTCGCTGGCGGTCGTCACCCGCAGCTGTTGGGCTCCAATGTTCTCGACGGCTGGCCGGAGGTCGCCGCGTTCAACGACCACGTCATGAAGGTCGGTCTGGCGGGCGGCACGCTGGCCTACAAGGACCAGGAACTGACACTGAACCGCAGCGGCGAGCCAGAGCAGGTCTGGATGGATCTCGACTACTGGCCAGTGCCCGACGAGAGCGGCCGGCCCGGTGGGGTGATCGCCACTGTCATCGAGACCACCGCGCGCGTGGAAGCCGACCGTCAGAGGTCCGACACCAATGAACGGCTTGAGCTGGCCTTGTCCGCCGGCCGCGGCGTCGGCACCTGGGATTGGGACATCGCCGCCGATCGCGTCGTCGCTGATGCCCGGTTCGCTGAGATGTACGGCGTCGATCCGGCCATGGCGAGGGTTGGAGCGCCGATCGCGGACTTCTTCCGGTCCATTCACCCTCAAGACGCCGACCGCGTCGCCGAGGAGGTTCAGACGACGGTTCGCACCCTGACGCCTTTCCGGTCGGAATATCGGCTGATCCAGTCGGACGGGAGGGTTCGCTGGGTCGCCGCCGAAGGACGCATCGTGACCGACGCCGACGGGGCGCGACGGTTCCCGGGCGTAACGTTCGACATCACGGATCGCCGGGAGACCGACGCCGCCCTGGCCGAAACCGAGACGCGTTACGAGGCTCTCTTCAACGCCACAGGCACCGGCTTCTGCATCATACAGATGAAGTTCGACGCCGACATGCGGCCGGTCGACTACAGAATCGTCGAGGGCAATCCTGCGTTCGAGGACATGACCGGCCTTCGCGACGCCAACGGAAAATGGGTGTCGGAGATCGCGCCGGGGCTGGAGCGGCACTGGTTCGAACTTTATGGCCACGTCGCCCTGACCGGCGAGACCGCCCGATTCCAGAACCCGGCCGACATCTTCGGCCGATGGTATGATGTCGAAGCCTTGCGCATCGGCGACCCCGAACAGCATCGCGTCGCCATCCTGTTCACCGACATCACCGAGCGCAAGCTGACGGAGGCCCGCCAGAAGGCGCTGATCGACCTCAATGACGCGATCCGTGATCTGACCGATCCGGCCGAGATCGCCCATGCGTCATCGCGCATCCTGGCGGAGACCCTCGGCGTCAGTCGCGTCGGTTACGGCGTGATGGACACCGAGGCGGAGACCGTCACCATCGCACGCGATTACAACGCCCCAGGCGTCCAGAGCATCGCGGGCGTTATCCACTTCCGGGACTTCGGAAACTACATCGAGGACCTCGCAAGAGGCGAGACGGTCATCTTCGCCGACGCCGCCAACGATCCGAGGGTCGCGGACGGCGGCGCCGCCCTGGCCGATATTCGCGCGACCTCACTCATCAACATGCCGCTGATCGAGCAGGGCAAGGTCGTCGCCCTGTTGTTCGTCAACAACGCCACGCCGCGCGAATGGTCTGACGAGGACGTGGCTCTTGTGCGGGAGGTCGCCGAGCGCGTTCGGACCGCCAGCGAGAGAGCGCGGGTCACCGCTTCGCTCGAAGCCAGCGAGCGGCGACTGCGCTTCCTCGACGAACTCACGACCGCCGCCCAGGTGACGATCGACGCCGAGGAAATCCTGGCCATCATCACGCGTCTGACCGGAGAGCATCTGGGCGCGTCCGTGGTGGCCTATGCCGACATGGACCCCGATGAAGACGGCTTCACCATCCGGGGGGATTGGACGGCGCCGGGGGCGACCAGCATCGTCGGCCGGTACCAGCTGGCCGACTTCGGTCGATTGGCCGTCGAGGAGCTGGGCGCAGGCCGCCCGCTGATCGTCGCCGACAATCTCAAAGAACTTGCGCCGGAGGAGGCGGCGACCTTCCAGAGCATCGGCATCGCGGCCACGGTCTGCATGCCCCTGGTCAAGGAGCGGAGGCTGGTCGGACTGATGGCCGTTCATCACAGCGCGCCGCATGTCTGGACCGATGAGGAGCTGGCGATCATCCGTGAGGTGGTGACCCGGTCCTGGGCCCATATCGAACGCGTTCATGCCGAGGCCGAACGGCTCGAAAGCGAAAAGCGCTATCGCACCCTGTTCGAGAGCATCGACGAGGGCTTCTGCGTCATCGAGTTCATCGACGGTCCGGACGGTCCGCTGAGCGACTACATCCACGTCGAGGCCAACCCCGCCTATAGCGCCAATACCGGCATTCCCGACATCGTCGGCAAGCGCCTGCGCGAGATCGTCGGCGATGAGGCCGACAGCTGGCTGTCACTCTACAAGGGCGTTCTCGAAACAGGGCAATCGATCCGCTTTGAAAAGGAGCTGGAGCAGACCGGGCGCTGGTTGGAACTCGCCGCCTTCCGCGTAGGGGCGGTGTCGGACAAACAGGTCGCCGTCCTGTTCAAGGATCTGACGGAGAAGAAGCGGGCCGAGATCGAACTGCACACCCTGAACGCCACCCTGGAGGATCGGGTGGCGGAGCGGACCGAAGAGCTGACCCGCGCCCACGAGGCCCTGCGACAGTCGCAGAAGATGGAGGCGGTGGGGCAGCTGACCGGGGGCATTGCACACGACTTCAACAACCTGCTGGCCGGCATCTCCGGTTCGCTCGAACTGCTCGGCAAGCGCCTCTCGGAAGGCCGCCTCAACGGCATGGAGCGTTACATCGACGCCGCGCAAGGGTCCGCCCAGCGCGCCGCCTCTCTGACACAGCGGCTGCTGGCCTTCTCGCGCCGCCAGACGCTGGATCCCAAGCCAACCGACGTCAACCGCCTGATCACCGGCATGGACGACTTGATCCGGCGCAGCATCGGGCCGGACATCGAACTGGAGGTCGTCGGCGCGGGCGGCCTGTGGGCGACCCGCATCGACCAGTCACAGCTGGAGAACGCCCTCCTCAACCTCTGTATCAACGCCCGCGACGCCATGGCCCCCGGCGGCGGACGGTTGACGATCGAGACCTGCAACAAATGGCTGGACGACCGCGCGGCCAAGGCCCGCGACCTGCCGCCGGGTCAGTATGTCTCGCTCTGCGTCACCGACACGGGCACGGGCATGCCGCCCGAGGTCCAGGCCCAGGCCTTCGACCCCTTCTTCACCACCAAGCCGCTGGGCCAGGGGACGGGGCTGGGCCTGTCGATGATCCATGGCTTCGTGCGGCAATCAGGCGGTCAGGTGCGGATCTATTCGGAGATGGGCAAGGGCACGACCATGTGCCTGTACCTGCCCCGCTATCAGGGCGACGTCGATGGCGACGAGATGGCCGGGATGACCCCGGTCGCCGAGGGTGGACACGGAGAGACCGTCCTGATCATCGACGACGAGGAGACCGTGCGGATGCTGGTCGCCGAGGTTCTGGGCGACGCCGGCTACACGGTGATCGAGGCGCCGGACGGGCCGTCGGGGCTTGAAATCCTGCGTACGGATCGGCGCATCGACCTGTTGATCTCGGACGTGGGCCTGCCGGGCGGAATGAACGGGCGCCAGGTGGCGGACGCGGCGCGCCTGTCCCGGCCAGACCTGAAGGTGCTGTTCATCACCGGCTACGCGGAGAACGCGGCGGTCGGCAATGGCCTTCTCGCCCCTGGCATGGAGGTGCTGACCAAGCCCTTCGTCATGGGCGACCTGGCCGCAAAGGTCCACGACATGATCGAGGCCTAA
- a CDS encoding ABC transporter substrate-binding protein has protein sequence MQRRSTQSVVNRRLVLAGGVAVTAMGLASCDNAEAPVDDQGRVRIRFATDWRAQAEHGGFYQALASGAYERRGLNVQIMQGGPGVNVPQLLASGAVELGMGSNSFIPLNLVAEGAPVKAVAAFFQKDPQVLIAHPDPDLTGIADLAGRPFLLADASITAFWVWLKAKYGFTDDQVRKYNFNPAPFLADDRAVQQGYLTSEPYTIEKEAGFEPRVFLLADEGYPSYATMVLSPDGFARDNSAALRSFIAASAEGWRDYIRGDPAAADALIRQANPEMTQDILDQARTKLSENGIVDSGDAALYGLGAMTADRWQAFFEVTSQAGVYPTDLRWRSAFTDDFLPGRG, from the coding sequence ATGCAGCGCCGCTCGACCCAATCCGTCGTCAACCGCCGGCTCGTTCTCGCGGGCGGGGTCGCCGTGACCGCCATGGGTTTGGCCTCCTGCGACAACGCCGAAGCGCCCGTCGACGACCAGGGCCGCGTCCGCATCCGCTTCGCCACCGACTGGCGCGCCCAGGCCGAGCACGGCGGCTTCTACCAGGCCCTCGCCTCGGGCGCCTACGAACGACGCGGCCTGAACGTCCAGATCATGCAAGGCGGCCCCGGCGTGAACGTGCCCCAGCTTCTGGCCTCCGGCGCGGTCGAACTGGGTATGGGCTCCAACAGCTTCATCCCCCTGAATCTCGTCGCCGAAGGCGCCCCGGTGAAAGCCGTAGCCGCCTTCTTCCAGAAGGACCCCCAGGTCCTGATCGCCCACCCCGATCCCGACCTAACCGGCATCGCCGATCTCGCCGGCCGCCCCTTCCTGCTGGCCGACGCCTCTATCACGGCGTTCTGGGTCTGGCTTAAGGCCAAATACGGCTTCACCGACGATCAGGTCCGCAAATACAACTTCAACCCCGCGCCCTTCCTCGCCGACGACCGCGCGGTTCAACAGGGCTACCTGACCTCCGAGCCCTACACGATCGAGAAGGAGGCCGGCTTCGAGCCGCGCGTCTTCCTCCTCGCGGACGAAGGCTACCCGTCCTACGCCACCATGGTCCTGTCGCCGGACGGGTTCGCACGCGACAACTCGGCCGCCCTGCGCAGCTTCATCGCCGCCTCCGCCGAGGGTTGGCGCGACTACATCCGGGGCGACCCGGCTGCCGCGGACGCCCTGATCCGGCAGGCCAATCCGGAGATGACCCAGGACATCCTCGATCAGGCTCGCACCAAGCTCAGCGAGAACGGCATCGTGGATTCCGGCGACGCCGCCCTCTACGGCCTCGGCGCCATGACCGCCGACCGGTGGCAGGCCTTCTTCGAGGTGACCTCGCAAGCTGGCGTCTACCCCACCGACCTGCGCTGGCGCAGCGCCTTCACCGACGACTTCCTGCCCGGCCGTGGCTGA